From the genome of Bradyrhizobium elkanii USDA 76, one region includes:
- a CDS encoding amino acid ABC transporter ATP-binding protein gives MNTSHASCAASVLAAEAVVKRFGAHTVLNGVDLALGTGQSTCIIGPSGSGKTTLLRCMALLEVPSDGRVVMEGATVSQARPSSDVRLAARKVRPEIGMVFQQFNLWPHMTVLGNIIEAPMRVRGVSRDEAVVTAERLLQKVGMEAKRDAYPARLSGGQQQRVAIARALAMQPKILLFDEPTSALDPELRREVLQVMRTLALEGMTMLVVTHEMGFARRVASHVVFMDEGMIVEHGTPAAFFERPTTERAKRFLNQFDE, from the coding sequence ATGAACACAAGCCACGCATCATGTGCTGCGTCGGTCCTGGCCGCCGAGGCGGTGGTCAAACGCTTCGGCGCCCACACCGTTCTGAACGGCGTGGATCTTGCGCTGGGCACCGGGCAGTCGACCTGCATCATCGGTCCAAGCGGCTCCGGCAAGACGACCCTTCTGCGATGCATGGCGCTGTTGGAAGTTCCTTCCGACGGGCGCGTCGTGATGGAAGGGGCGACGGTCTCGCAGGCCCGGCCATCGTCGGATGTGCGGCTCGCTGCCCGCAAGGTGCGGCCGGAAATCGGAATGGTGTTCCAGCAGTTCAATCTGTGGCCGCACATGACGGTGCTGGGAAATATCATCGAGGCCCCGATGCGCGTGCGCGGGGTGAGCCGGGACGAGGCGGTCGTCACGGCCGAACGGCTGCTTCAGAAGGTCGGCATGGAGGCGAAGCGCGATGCCTATCCGGCCAGGCTGTCCGGAGGTCAGCAACAACGCGTCGCGATCGCCCGGGCGCTTGCCATGCAGCCGAAGATACTCCTGTTCGACGAGCCGACGTCGGCTCTCGACCCCGAACTTCGCCGCGAGGTGCTGCAGGTCATGCGCACGCTCGCGCTCGAAGGCATGACGATGCTCGTGGTGACGCACGAGATGGGCTTCGCCCGGCGCGTGGCGAGCCATGTCGTGTTCATGGACGAGGGGATGATCGTTGAGCACGGCACGCCGGCCGCCTTTTTCGAACGGCCGACGACCGAGCGCGCCAAGCGCTTTCTCAATCAGTTTGACGAGTGA
- a CDS encoding arginase family protein, whose amino-acid sequence MSDVAGFVGPETFMGLPAGLPRPGSRAAVLGVPFDCGTHPFRVGARQGPLEVRRESRLIRRYHPSLADVDVLSLLGAVDAGDVALVPGRIEDAFVKIEAAAGRILELGAVPVGIGGDGSVSLPLMRAAARYHKDLVALHIDSHTDAYPYTPDDRYNAATQFTNAAQEGVVNAGRSWHIGVRGFTYCPGVLEHTRSLGFRVVTIEELMRRGFAQTVAEFSQVVGARPVYLCWDMDVFDPSVAPGVCTPAWGGLSAREGIELLRSLSGLNIVAMDFNTVSPPQDVQGMAAQLCAHMIMEALVLLAAGMGLLPD is encoded by the coding sequence ATGAGCGACGTGGCGGGTTTCGTGGGTCCGGAAACATTCATGGGATTGCCGGCGGGGTTACCGCGCCCGGGCAGCCGCGCTGCCGTGCTCGGCGTGCCGTTCGACTGCGGCACGCATCCGTTCCGCGTCGGCGCCCGGCAAGGTCCGCTGGAGGTCCGGCGGGAGTCGCGGCTCATTCGCCGCTATCATCCGTCGCTCGCCGACGTCGATGTGCTGTCATTGCTGGGGGCGGTCGATGCCGGCGATGTTGCCTTGGTGCCGGGACGCATCGAAGACGCCTTTGTCAAGATCGAGGCTGCCGCCGGTCGGATTCTCGAGCTTGGCGCGGTGCCGGTCGGGATCGGCGGCGACGGTTCGGTCTCGCTTCCGCTGATGCGCGCCGCCGCCCGGTATCACAAGGATCTCGTTGCACTGCATATCGACAGCCATACCGATGCATATCCGTATACGCCGGACGATCGGTACAATGCGGCCACGCAGTTCACCAACGCGGCGCAGGAAGGCGTGGTGAACGCCGGCCGATCCTGGCACATCGGCGTGCGCGGATTCACCTATTGCCCGGGTGTGCTCGAACACACGCGATCGCTCGGATTTCGCGTCGTCACGATCGAGGAGCTGATGCGGCGCGGTTTCGCGCAGACCGTCGCGGAATTCAGCCAGGTCGTCGGCGCGCGACCGGTCTATCTGTGCTGGGACATGGATGTGTTCGATCCGTCGGTCGCTCCCGGCGTCTGCACGCCCGCCTGGGGAGGCCTGTCGGCCCGCGAGGGGATCGAATTGCTGCGCAGCCTTTCAGGCTTGAACATCGTCGCGATGGATTTCAACACCGTCAGCCCGCCACAGGACGTTCAGGGGATGGCCGCGCAGCTCTGCGCCCATATGATCATGGAGGCTCTCGTGCTGCTTGCCGCAGGCATGGGGCTGTTGCCGGACTGA
- a CDS encoding M20/M25/M40 family metallo-hydrolase has protein sequence MHDVDQVRRAISSDRTSQVVELAMRLIGVPSPNPDGDTRAVAALAADLLSAHVPGVAVELHPGTAEIVNVVARIKGHAPGRRIVFNGHLDTYPLGERMSWSVNPDGEVVGGRLYGRGAADMKGGIAASIAAMAALAEQREAWAGEVVLTLAGDEESMGPYGTKYLLDQVPHASGDAVIVGDAGSPMVLRFGEKGFLWIEIEADGSAAHGAHVHLGINAIDRLREALDRVSELRSLAVAMPVNVADAIRRARPVSEPLCGAGEADVLSRVTVNIGTVSGGSSPNLVPSRARAAIDLRLPVGVTSEAVLALLREELDLPGITWRVLRCFEPNHTGPGDEIVTRCATAATDIIGRAPAINMRVGGSDARWFRMAGIPTVVYGPTPHNMGAPDEYAEIAELATVSRVHALTAFDMLTRESRK, from the coding sequence TTGCACGACGTTGATCAAGTTCGCCGCGCGATTTCGAGCGATCGGACCAGCCAGGTCGTCGAGCTGGCGATGCGGCTGATCGGAGTGCCGTCGCCAAATCCGGACGGCGATACCCGCGCTGTGGCGGCGCTGGCGGCGGATCTTCTCAGCGCCCATGTGCCTGGCGTTGCGGTTGAGCTGCATCCGGGGACAGCCGAGATCGTCAACGTCGTCGCACGGATCAAGGGTCATGCCCCCGGCCGCCGCATCGTGTTCAACGGCCATCTCGACACCTATCCGTTGGGCGAGCGGATGAGCTGGTCGGTCAATCCCGACGGAGAGGTCGTAGGCGGCCGCCTTTACGGCCGCGGCGCTGCCGACATGAAGGGCGGCATCGCGGCATCGATAGCCGCGATGGCCGCGCTGGCCGAGCAGCGCGAGGCATGGGCGGGAGAGGTGGTGCTGACGCTCGCCGGCGACGAGGAAAGCATGGGTCCATACGGGACCAAATACCTGCTCGACCAGGTCCCCCATGCCAGCGGCGACGCCGTGATCGTTGGCGACGCCGGTTCACCGATGGTGCTGCGCTTCGGCGAGAAGGGATTCCTCTGGATCGAGATCGAGGCGGACGGCAGCGCGGCGCACGGCGCGCATGTCCATCTCGGCATCAATGCGATCGATCGCTTGCGCGAAGCGCTGGACAGAGTGAGTGAGCTGCGCAGCCTGGCAGTTGCGATGCCGGTCAATGTCGCCGACGCCATCCGCCGCGCAAGGCCTGTCTCCGAACCGCTGTGCGGCGCCGGCGAAGCCGACGTCCTGTCGCGCGTCACGGTCAACATCGGAACGGTGAGTGGCGGTTCGTCGCCGAACCTGGTGCCGAGCCGGGCACGCGCGGCCATCGACCTGCGTCTGCCGGTCGGCGTCACGTCGGAAGCTGTACTCGCGCTGTTGCGGGAGGAGCTCGATCTGCCCGGCATCACATGGCGCGTGTTGCGCTGCTTCGAGCCCAATCACACCGGCCCCGGTGACGAGATCGTCACGCGCTGCGCAACTGCGGCGACGGACATCATCGGCAGGGCGCCGGCGATCAACATGCGCGTCGGCGGCTCCGATGCGCGCTGGTTTCGAATGGCCGGAATCCCGACGGTGGTCTATGGGCCGACTCCTCACAACATGGGCGCGCCGGATGAGTATGCGGAGATCGCCGAACTGGCGACGGTGTCGCGCGTGCACGCGCTGACCGCCTTCGACATGCTGACAAGAGAGAGCAGAAAATGA
- a CDS encoding ABC transporter substrate-binding protein translates to MPNLRRLAFVCALFLSMTPAAAQQTQSRLYEITKSGVLRVCIWPMYYSISFRNPDSGQLEGIDIDLSRELAKDMGVKLDYVETSFGSFIADLQANKCDLGMFGVGATMKRAQAVAFSDPYLTSGVYAVVRKDGPIKSWADIDKSGVNAGVSLGSYVENFMRSYFKNAKTVAVAPPATTQAELMAQRVDVVMTDYPASIKMNAQFDWTTTVAPPENLSVTPYAYVMNQGDQIWLNYVNLFVRTIKLDGRLKAAAEKNKLGPIVAP, encoded by the coding sequence ATGCCAAATCTGCGCCGACTTGCCTTCGTTTGCGCGCTCTTTCTCTCGATGACGCCGGCGGCTGCCCAGCAGACGCAATCGCGACTCTACGAGATCACCAAGAGCGGGGTGCTCAGGGTCTGCATCTGGCCCATGTACTATTCGATTTCGTTCCGCAACCCAGATAGCGGACAGCTCGAGGGGATCGACATCGATCTCTCCAGGGAACTCGCCAAGGACATGGGCGTGAAGCTGGACTATGTGGAGACCAGCTTTGGCAGTTTCATCGCCGACCTGCAGGCCAACAAATGCGATCTCGGCATGTTCGGCGTCGGGGCGACGATGAAGCGGGCGCAGGCCGTCGCGTTCTCGGATCCGTATCTGACGAGCGGGGTCTATGCCGTCGTGCGCAAGGACGGTCCGATCAAGTCGTGGGCTGACATCGACAAGTCCGGCGTCAACGCCGGCGTCTCGCTCGGCAGCTATGTCGAGAACTTCATGCGGTCCTACTTCAAGAACGCCAAGACCGTCGCGGTCGCGCCTCCGGCCACCACCCAGGCTGAGCTGATGGCGCAACGCGTCGACGTCGTCATGACCGATTATCCGGCCTCGATCAAAATGAACGCCCAGTTCGACTGGACCACGACGGTGGCGCCGCCGGAAAACCTGTCCGTGACGCCTTACGCTTACGTCATGAACCAGGGTGACCAGATCTGGCTGAACTACGTGAACCTGTTCGTTCGCACCATCAAGCTCGACGGCCGGCTCAAGGCTGCCGCCGAGAAGAACAAGCTCGGACCGATCGTCGCGCCCTGA
- a CDS encoding AMP-binding protein encodes MTWSDRSDATDVEPVNQSITSPTLDTLFKRTLARQPEALALVDPLNKQRITGQTRKRLTYAQADRAISAIAAHFVQSGLPANTVIAVQLPGTVEFALTVLAAHRVGLVVVPLPLLWRQAELTSVLNRTAARAIVSCGRIDGVSYADIAMNAAAEAFSIRHVCGFGPDLPEGMASLDQAILEDSRASRPMIEDGRKPALISFDVTSDGLRPVPRAHFGLIAGGLAMSLESDLAPGATIMSAFAPMSFAGICASLVTWLLSGGTLVLHHPFDEDAFETQFNDHACNTLIAPAQLALRLDERGLSERLPSLRTVIGLWRTPEQVASSAHWTSRPVTMTDVYLFGEAGLFGARRTAEDGSPALIKPGPHSAPREAPGASIAGEILLTPKGTLGLRGPMVPVAAYAPPPPPGDSLIAPPPRDFVDTEYAARVDRATGAINITAPPSGVMTVGGYRFLAQELQEWSRRLGQGALLTALPDRLSGHRLAGRAQDNARARDALTELGLNPLMVEAFRDRGGAGVS; translated from the coding sequence ATGACCTGGTCCGACCGAAGCGATGCAACCGACGTTGAACCTGTGAACCAGTCGATCACCTCGCCAACGCTCGATACCCTGTTCAAGCGTACCTTGGCGCGGCAGCCCGAGGCGCTGGCGCTGGTCGACCCGCTCAACAAGCAGCGCATCACCGGACAGACCCGCAAGCGCCTGACCTATGCCCAGGCCGACCGCGCGATCTCGGCGATCGCCGCCCACTTCGTCCAGAGCGGATTGCCGGCCAACACGGTGATCGCCGTGCAGCTGCCCGGCACAGTCGAATTCGCCCTCACGGTCCTCGCAGCGCATCGGGTCGGCCTGGTGGTGGTGCCGCTGCCGCTGCTGTGGCGGCAGGCCGAGCTGACGTCCGTGCTCAACCGCACCGCGGCGCGGGCGATCGTCAGCTGCGGCCGGATCGACGGCGTCTCCTATGCCGACATCGCCATGAACGCCGCGGCGGAAGCCTTCTCGATCCGCCATGTCTGCGGCTTCGGACCCGATCTGCCCGAAGGCATGGCCTCGCTCGACCAGGCGATCCTGGAGGACTCCCGGGCCTCGCGCCCGATGATCGAGGACGGCCGCAAGCCGGCGCTGATCTCCTTCGACGTCACCAGCGACGGTTTGCGTCCGGTGCCGCGGGCGCATTTCGGCCTGATTGCCGGCGGGCTCGCGATGTCGCTGGAGAGCGATCTGGCGCCAGGCGCCACCATCATGTCGGCGTTCGCGCCGATGTCGTTCGCCGGCATCTGCGCGTCGCTGGTGACCTGGCTGCTGTCGGGCGGAACGCTGGTGCTGCACCACCCCTTCGACGAGGACGCGTTCGAGACCCAGTTCAACGATCACGCCTGCAACACGCTGATCGCGCCGGCGCAGCTCGCGTTGCGGCTCGACGAGCGCGGCCTGTCGGAGCGCCTGCCCAGCCTGCGCACCGTGATCGGCCTCTGGCGCACGCCGGAGCAAGTTGCCTCCAGTGCGCACTGGACCTCGCGGCCGGTGACCATGACCGACGTCTATCTGTTCGGCGAGGCGGGGCTGTTCGGCGCCCGCCGCACCGCCGAGGACGGATCGCCGGCCCTGATCAAGCCGGGGCCGCACAGCGCGCCGCGCGAAGCACCCGGCGCATCGATCGCCGGCGAGATCCTGCTGACGCCGAAGGGCACGCTCGGCCTGCGCGGCCCGATGGTGCCGGTCGCCGCCTATGCGCCGCCGCCTCCGCCCGGCGACAGCCTGATCGCGCCGCCGCCGCGCGATTTCGTCGACACCGAATATGCCGCACGGGTCGATCGCGCGACCGGGGCCATCAACATCACCGCACCGCCGTCGGGGGTGATGACGGTCGGCGGCTACCGCTTCCTCGCCCAGGAACTGCAGGAGTGGTCGCGCCGCCTCGGCCAGGGCGCGCTGCTCACCGCATTGCCGGACCGCCTCAGCGGCCACCGGCTGGCCGGACGGGCGCAGGACAATGCGCGCGCCCGCGACGCCCTCACAGAACTTGGGCTTAACCCCTTGATGGTCGAAGCATTTCGCGACCGTGGCGGCGCCGGGGTGAGTTAA
- a CDS encoding succinate dehydrogenase assembly factor 2, which translates to MTGSTRSSRGLDDRRKRLLFRCWHRGTREMDLILGRFADATIGELSDHELGELEHLIEVPDPDLYAALTGDKVLPAEYETALFARIKAFRVADPSA; encoded by the coding sequence ATGACGGGATCGACACGATCGAGCCGCGGGCTCGATGACCGCCGCAAGCGGCTTTTGTTTCGCTGCTGGCATCGCGGCACCCGGGAGATGGACCTGATCCTCGGCCGCTTCGCCGACGCGACCATTGGCGAACTGTCCGACCACGAGCTCGGCGAGCTCGAGCATCTGATCGAGGTGCCGGATCCCGATCTCTATGCGGCGCTGACCGGCGACAAGGTGCTTCCCGCAGAGTACGAGACCGCGCTGTTTGCCCGCATCAAGGCGTTTCGGGTCGCGGATCCCAGCGCATGA
- the mfd gene encoding transcription-repair coupling factor, giving the protein MKQPMKSPAAMLAPGRVLTIANVAEGAEGLVISDLARAIAAQPKRPAVSLAVVCRDGARMQQLARALEFFAPDIAVMQVPAWDCQPYDRVSPHSGILAQRLTALAKLSRLVGSDKPLIVLTTVNAAVQRVPARDQVAAQALSVAPGNVVPMDSVVAWLEHNGYSRSSTVREPGEYAVRGGILDLFPAGLDQPVRFDFFGDSLESIRTFDAETQRTLLDMRGLDLVPVSEFQLTTETIRRFRMGYVAAFGAPERDDQLYEAVSEGRRHPGMEHWLPLFQERMDTLFDYLDGATVAIEPQGEDAARERFSQISDYYDARREALEHPGSGAIYKPLPPDQLYLTEAEWTKLLRDAPLARLTPFAVPEGSPDVFDAGARQGRNFAPERADTNVNVFEAVVGHVGALQSQRKKVVIALWSEGSRDRMGAMLRDHKLLNTTSVNTWRIVQATPRNETMLAVLGMESGFETDEFAVISEQDILGDRLVRPRKASRKLDNFISEVTSLATGDLVVHVEHGIGRFVGLQTLEVSGAPHDCLELHYAAETKLFLPVENIELLSRYGSDSANVELDRLGGGGWQARKAKLKNRIREIAGELIKIAAERQLHEAPKFPLQPHVYDEFCARFPYEETEDQLGAITSTLKDLEIGRPMDRLICGDVGFGKTEVALRAAFAVALEGRQVAVVVPTTLLARQHSRTFTERFKGFPVNVAQASRLVSTKELNQVKKGLTDGSVDIVVGTHALLGKAIKFKDLGLLIVDEEQHFGVSHKERLKQLRAQVHVLTLSATPIPRTLQLALTGVRELSIIASPPVDRLAVRTFVAPHDPLMIREALLRERYRGGQAFYVVPRIEDLAGVKDFLDKNVPEMKVAVAHGQMPPTVIEDIMSAFYDGKYDILLSTTIVESGLDIPNANTLIVHRADMFGLAQLYQLRGRVGRSKLRAYALFTLPAQQKITAQAERRLKVLQSLETLGAGFQLASHDLDIRGAGNLLGEEQSGHIKEVGFELYQSMLEEAIVNLKAGVAEPAADRWSPQITIGMPVLIPEDYVNDLSVRLSLYRRLADLDTDEDIDAFAAEMRDRFGVLPDEVRYLFKVAAIKAYCRRANVGKVDAGPKGAVIAFRDNSFAHPERLVSFIRQHGQAAKVRPDMKVVFFQEWDTPEERLAGTTEILRQLANLAESKKAA; this is encoded by the coding sequence ATGAAACAGCCGATGAAATCACCGGCCGCGATGCTCGCGCCCGGCCGGGTGCTGACCATCGCCAACGTCGCCGAGGGCGCCGAAGGGCTCGTCATCTCCGATCTGGCGCGCGCCATCGCCGCGCAGCCGAAGCGTCCGGCGGTGAGCCTTGCCGTGGTGTGCCGCGACGGCGCGCGGATGCAGCAACTCGCCCGCGCGCTGGAGTTCTTTGCACCCGATATCGCCGTGATGCAGGTTCCGGCCTGGGACTGCCAGCCCTATGATCGCGTCTCGCCGCATTCCGGCATTTTGGCGCAACGCCTGACCGCTTTGGCCAAATTGTCGCGGCTGGTCGGCAGCGACAAGCCGCTGATCGTGCTCACGACCGTGAACGCGGCCGTGCAGCGGGTGCCGGCGCGCGATCAGGTCGCAGCGCAAGCGCTGTCGGTTGCACCAGGCAATGTGGTGCCGATGGATTCGGTCGTGGCCTGGCTCGAGCACAATGGCTACAGCCGCTCGTCAACGGTGCGCGAGCCCGGCGAATATGCGGTGCGCGGCGGGATCCTCGATCTGTTTCCGGCTGGCCTCGACCAGCCGGTGCGCTTCGATTTCTTCGGTGATAGTCTGGAATCGATCCGTACCTTCGATGCCGAGACCCAGCGCACGCTGCTCGACATGCGCGGGCTCGATCTCGTGCCGGTCTCGGAATTCCAGCTCACCACCGAAACCATCCGGCGTTTCCGCATGGGCTATGTCGCCGCGTTCGGCGCGCCGGAACGCGACGACCAGCTCTATGAAGCCGTCTCCGAGGGACGGCGTCATCCCGGCATGGAGCATTGGCTGCCGCTGTTCCAGGAGCGGATGGACACGCTGTTCGATTATCTCGACGGCGCGACGGTTGCGATCGAGCCGCAGGGCGAGGACGCCGCGCGCGAACGCTTCTCGCAGATATCGGACTATTACGACGCGCGGCGCGAGGCGCTGGAGCACCCGGGCAGCGGCGCGATCTACAAGCCGCTGCCGCCGGACCAGCTCTATCTGACCGAGGCCGAATGGACCAAGCTGCTCCGCGATGCGCCGCTGGCGCGGCTAACGCCGTTCGCGGTGCCCGAAGGCTCGCCCGACGTGTTCGACGCCGGCGCGCGGCAGGGCCGCAATTTCGCCCCCGAACGCGCCGACACCAACGTCAACGTGTTCGAGGCCGTGGTCGGCCATGTCGGCGCGCTGCAGAGCCAGCGCAAGAAGGTGGTGATCGCGCTGTGGAGCGAGGGCTCGCGCGACCGCATGGGCGCGATGCTGCGCGACCACAAGCTCTTGAACACGACCAGCGTCAACACCTGGCGGATCGTGCAGGCGACGCCGCGCAACGAAACCATGCTGGCGGTGCTCGGCATGGAATCCGGCTTCGAGACCGACGAGTTCGCCGTCATCAGCGAGCAGGACATTCTCGGCGACCGCCTGGTGCGGCCGCGCAAGGCGAGCCGCAAGCTCGACAATTTCATCTCGGAGGTGACGAGCCTTGCGACCGGCGATCTCGTGGTCCACGTCGAGCACGGCATCGGTCGCTTCGTGGGCTTGCAGACGCTCGAAGTCTCCGGCGCGCCGCATGACTGTCTCGAGCTGCATTATGCCGCCGAGACAAAACTGTTCCTGCCGGTCGAGAACATCGAGCTGCTGTCGCGCTACGGCTCCGACAGCGCCAATGTCGAGCTCGATCGTCTGGGTGGCGGCGGCTGGCAGGCGCGCAAGGCCAAGCTGAAGAACCGCATCCGCGAGATCGCGGGCGAATTGATCAAGATCGCGGCCGAGCGGCAGCTGCACGAGGCCCCGAAATTCCCGCTGCAGCCGCACGTCTACGACGAGTTCTGCGCGCGATTCCCCTATGAGGAGACCGAGGATCAGTTAGGGGCCATCACCTCGACCTTGAAGGACCTCGAAATCGGCCGCCCGATGGACCGGCTGATCTGCGGCGACGTCGGCTTCGGCAAGACCGAGGTAGCGCTGCGTGCGGCGTTCGCCGTGGCGCTGGAGGGCAGGCAGGTCGCGGTCGTGGTGCCGACCACGCTCTTGGCGCGCCAGCACTCCAGAACCTTCACCGAACGCTTCAAAGGCTTCCCGGTCAACGTGGCGCAGGCGTCGCGGCTGGTGTCGACCAAGGAGCTCAACCAGGTCAAGAAGGGGCTCACCGACGGCAGCGTCGACATCGTCGTCGGCACCCATGCGCTGCTCGGCAAGGCCATCAAGTTCAAGGATCTCGGCCTGTTGATCGTGGACGAGGAGCAGCATTTCGGCGTCAGCCACAAGGAGCGGCTGAAGCAGCTGCGCGCCCAGGTCCATGTGCTGACGCTGTCGGCAACCCCGATCCCGCGCACCCTTCAACTTGCGTTGACCGGTGTCCGCGAGCTTTCGATCATTGCCTCGCCGCCGGTCGATCGCCTTGCGGTGCGCACCTTCGTCGCGCCGCACGATCCGCTGATGATCCGCGAGGCGCTGCTGCGCGAACGCTACCGCGGCGGGCAGGCGTTCTACGTCGTGCCGCGGATCGAGGACCTCGCCGGCGTCAAGGACTTCCTCGACAAGAACGTGCCGGAGATGAAGGTCGCGGTCGCCCACGGCCAGATGCCGCCGACCGTGATCGAGGACATCATGTCCGCGTTCTACGACGGCAAGTACGACATCCTGCTCTCGACCACGATCGTCGAGTCCGGTCTCGACATCCCGAACGCCAACACGCTGATCGTGCACCGCGCCGACATGTTCGGCCTGGCCCAGCTCTATCAGCTGCGCGGCCGCGTCGGCCGCTCCAAGCTGCGCGCCTATGCGCTGTTCACGCTGCCGGCACAGCAGAAGATCACGGCGCAGGCGGAGCGGCGGCTCAAGGTGCTGCAGTCGCTGGAGACGCTGGGGGCCGGCTTCCAGCTCGCCTCGCACGACCTCGACATCCGCGGCGCCGGCAATCTGCTCGGCGAAGAGCAGTCCGGCCACATCAAGGAAGTGGGCTTCGAGCTGTACCAGTCGATGCTGGAGGAGGCGATCGTCAACCTCAAGGCCGGCGTCGCCGAGCCGGCTGCCGACCGCTGGTCGCCGCAGATCACGATCGGCATGCCGGTCCTGATCCCCGAGGACTATGTCAACGACCTCAGCGTGCGCCTGTCGCTGTATCGTCGGCTCGCCGATCTCGACACCGACGAGGACATCGACGCCTTCGCCGCCGAGATGCGCGACCGCTTCGGCGTGCTGCCGGACGAGGTGCGCTATCTGTTCAAGGTCGCGGCGATCAAGGCCTATTGCCGAAGGGCCAATGTCGGGAAGGTCGACGCCGGCCCGAAGGGCGCCGTGATCGCATTCCGCGACAACAGCTTTGCGCATCCGGAGCGGCTGGTGAGCTTCATCCGCCAGCACGGCCAGGCCGCCAAGGTGCGGCCCGATATGAAGGTGGTGTTCTTCCAGGAGTGGGACACGCCGGAAGAGCGGCTCGCGGGCACCACCGAGATCCTGCGCCAGCTCGCCAATCTCGCCGAGAGCAAGAAGGCGGCTTGA
- a CDS encoding amino acid ABC transporter permease translates to MQSYSFRWDVIPNNLGFLASGMEMTLFISIVTLVVATLLGLVIAIMQMSRFRFARIIALSVGEIVRNTPILVQLLWVYYVLPIVFNVRIDALAASILGLSLYSAVFISEVFRAGIQTVPVGHREAAQVLGLTPAQSFVRIVGPQAIRSVLPPLAANFVQLIKYSSLASVVSVGEVTRRGMELSSSTFRPLEIFTFIAVVYFAICWPLTHSIRIWEARLARR, encoded by the coding sequence ATGCAAAGCTACAGCTTTCGCTGGGACGTCATCCCGAACAATCTGGGTTTTCTTGCCTCCGGCATGGAAATGACCCTGTTCATTTCAATTGTCACGCTCGTGGTGGCGACCCTGTTGGGGCTCGTCATCGCGATCATGCAGATGTCCCGTTTCCGCTTCGCGCGCATCATCGCGCTTTCGGTCGGCGAAATCGTCCGCAATACGCCAATCCTCGTGCAGCTGCTATGGGTCTATTACGTGCTGCCGATCGTCTTCAATGTGAGGATCGATGCGCTGGCCGCGTCGATCCTCGGTCTCTCGCTCTATTCGGCGGTGTTCATCTCCGAGGTCTTCAGAGCGGGCATCCAGACCGTTCCGGTCGGGCACCGCGAAGCGGCGCAGGTGCTCGGCCTGACGCCCGCGCAGAGCTTTGTGCGGATCGTCGGCCCGCAGGCGATTCGCAGCGTGCTGCCGCCGCTGGCCGCCAATTTCGTCCAGCTCATCAAATATTCCTCGCTTGCGTCCGTGGTGTCGGTCGGCGAGGTCACGCGGCGCGGCATGGAGTTGTCGTCATCGACGTTCAGGCCGCTGGAAATATTCACCTTCATCGCGGTGGTGTATTTCGCGATCTGTTGGCCGCTCACTCACTCAATTCGCATATGGGAAGCGCGCCTTGCACGACGTTGA
- a CDS encoding LysR family transcriptional regulator, whose translation MDRRLVEIFHAVMQHRSATEAARALGISQPAVSTALKRLEADVGFALFRRESRHIVPTPEAHLLHNEAIRALAGFAELEDAAAGISAGKRGVLTIASPGPGIVWLPGVVSRFQRERPSTTIRLLTRSSENVRSLVSARAFDFGVAEPPFDRTNVVLRRYRMSLDCVMPATHALADRKVVTPDLLERHDLIITSQSRSTYAAVSRAFEASGTPFHPAIECEFFAVALNLVIDGAGVCLVDALSASETLRRTSGASTLVVRPFAPAIHYEVGVLKPTIGELSVLAEQFLKLLDDHVAPYLIRS comes from the coding sequence ATGGATCGGCGCCTTGTTGAGATTTTCCATGCTGTTATGCAGCATCGATCGGCAACGGAGGCCGCGCGCGCACTCGGCATATCGCAGCCGGCTGTGAGTACGGCCTTGAAACGGCTGGAGGCGGATGTCGGGTTTGCGCTGTTTCGCCGGGAGAGCCGCCATATCGTGCCTACGCCGGAGGCGCATCTGCTGCACAATGAAGCGATCCGGGCGCTGGCCGGGTTTGCCGAGCTGGAGGACGCCGCTGCCGGGATCTCTGCAGGCAAGCGCGGCGTTCTGACGATCGCGAGTCCGGGGCCTGGGATAGTCTGGCTTCCGGGCGTCGTCAGCCGCTTCCAGCGCGAGCGCCCGTCAACAACGATCAGGCTCCTGACCCGAAGCTCCGAGAATGTCCGGAGCCTGGTCTCGGCGCGTGCATTCGACTTCGGAGTCGCCGAGCCGCCGTTCGACCGCACCAATGTCGTGTTGCGGCGCTACCGGATGTCGCTCGACTGCGTGATGCCTGCAACTCATGCACTGGCTGACCGGAAAGTCGTCACTCCCGATCTTCTCGAGCGACATGATCTGATCATCACCTCGCAGAGCCGATCGACCTACGCCGCGGTATCGCGCGCCTTCGAAGCCAGCGGTACGCCGTTTCATCCGGCGATCGAGTGTGAATTCTTCGCCGTCGCGCTTAACCTCGTCATCGATGGCGCGGGTGTCTGCCTCGTCGACGCGCTCAGCGCGTCCGAAACGCTCAGGCGAACCAGCGGAGCGAGCACGCTCGTCGTCCGCCCCTTCGCGCCGGCGATCCACTACGAGGTCGGAGTCCTCAAGCCGACGATCGGCGAACTCAGCGTTCTCGCCGAGCAGTTCCTGAAACTGCTCGACGACCACGTTGCGCCATATTTGATCCGATCCTGA